The Catenuloplanes niger genome includes a window with the following:
- a CDS encoding LysM peptidoglycan-binding domain-containing protein, which produces MPRHPVRRVSTVVLPLLLAVTVGGPALAAPASPVPAVPAVAVTASPSVEDRDLLKWYRVQPSFDGEPEFLHAIAERLLGDGNRYTEIFELNKGRVQADGKALEKPEVLAPGWVLFLPADATGDGVETGQLWYRVQPSFDGEPEFLHAIAERLLGDGERYTEIFELNKGRTQPDGAALETPERVAPGWILTLPADARGEGIGAGPLPEGAAAAPSAPATTAAAQAPAAGRTGGFPVLLAVLIVLAVLLVAGAVAGFLVVRRRAAPAGAAPGRAVHAGGPAPAGDGRRTGVGRRAGVGRGAGVGRRAAKDRPELAPPARTFDTAASWTIDRALSVLVAAAGAAGRPVPPVYGVSLDEQSMSLRLASPDTDTVEPWEPAENGRVWRARLRDLQALPAVTVGSPTPRLVTLGTAGGTRELIDLGQATGVISITGDAAASRALIGAWAEELTGSPWSGTVRVVAGDVRPHLDGGERLVSLGSVRDAVTAAEGDRSADAFALRGNPSGEGPGVLILGSAPGAKDLERVQALLTGPHATWVVVVLGQTRYDRWRFTVAADGRLDAGALGLTVYTRGR; this is translated from the coding sequence ATGCCCCGTCACCCTGTCCGGCGAGTCAGCACCGTGGTGCTGCCGCTGTTGCTCGCCGTCACGGTGGGCGGGCCCGCCCTCGCCGCCCCGGCGTCGCCCGTGCCGGCGGTCCCGGCGGTCGCGGTCACCGCGTCTCCGTCCGTCGAGGACCGCGACCTGCTGAAGTGGTACCGGGTGCAGCCGAGCTTCGACGGTGAGCCGGAGTTCCTGCACGCGATCGCGGAACGGCTGCTCGGCGACGGCAACCGCTACACCGAGATCTTCGAGCTGAACAAGGGCCGGGTGCAGGCCGACGGCAAGGCGCTGGAGAAGCCGGAGGTGCTCGCGCCGGGCTGGGTGCTGTTCCTGCCGGCCGACGCGACGGGCGACGGCGTCGAGACCGGCCAGCTCTGGTACCGCGTGCAGCCGAGCTTCGACGGTGAGCCGGAGTTCCTGCACGCCATCGCGGAACGGCTGCTCGGCGACGGCGAGCGCTACACCGAGATCTTCGAGCTGAACAAGGGCCGCACCCAGCCGGACGGCGCCGCGCTGGAGACGCCGGAGCGGGTCGCGCCCGGCTGGATCCTGACGCTGCCCGCGGACGCCCGGGGTGAGGGCATCGGCGCGGGCCCGCTGCCGGAGGGCGCCGCCGCCGCGCCGTCCGCGCCGGCCACCACGGCCGCGGCGCAGGCCCCGGCCGCCGGCCGGACCGGCGGCTTCCCGGTGCTGCTCGCCGTGCTGATCGTGCTCGCGGTCCTGCTGGTGGCGGGCGCGGTCGCCGGGTTCCTGGTCGTCCGCCGTCGCGCGGCACCGGCCGGTGCCGCCCCGGGCCGGGCGGTCCACGCGGGCGGTCCCGCCCCGGCCGGTGACGGGCGCAGGACCGGTGTCGGGCGCAGGGCCGGTGTCGGACGCGGGGCCGGTGTCGGGCGCCGGGCCGCCAAGGACCGCCCGGAGCTCGCGCCGCCGGCCCGCACGTTCGACACCGCCGCCTCGTGGACCATCGACCGCGCGCTCAGCGTGCTGGTCGCGGCCGCCGGTGCGGCCGGCCGCCCGGTCCCGCCGGTCTACGGCGTCTCGCTGGACGAGCAGTCCATGTCGCTGCGCCTGGCCTCGCCGGACACCGACACGGTCGAGCCGTGGGAACCGGCCGAGAACGGCCGCGTCTGGCGGGCGCGGCTGCGCGACCTGCAGGCGCTGCCCGCGGTCACGGTCGGCAGCCCGACGCCGCGGCTGGTCACGCTCGGCACCGCGGGCGGCACCCGCGAACTCATCGACCTCGGCCAGGCCACCGGCGTCATCAGCATCACCGGCGACGCCGCGGCCTCCCGCGCGCTGATCGGCGCGTGGGCGGAGGAACTGACCGGCAGCCCGTGGTCCGGCACCGTGCGCGTGGTCGCCGGTGACGTCCGCCCGCACCTGGACGGCGGCGAGCGGCTGGTGTCGCTGGGCAGCGTCCGGGACGCCGTCACCGCGGCCGAGGGCGACCGTTCCGCCGACGCGTTCGCGCTGCGCGGCAACCCGTCCGGCGAGGGACCCGGCGTGCTGATCCTCGGTTCCGCGCCCGGCGCGAAGGACCTGGAACGGGTGCAGGCGCTGCTCACCGGCCCGCACGCCACCTGGGTGGTGGTCGTGCTCGGCCAGACCCGCTACGACCGGTGGCGCTTCACCGTCGCGGCCGACGGCCGCCTGGACGCGGGCGCGCTCGGCCTCACCGTCTACACCCGGGGCCGCTGA
- a CDS encoding GNAT family N-acetyltransferase — MGLWRIRATVDDRPGYLSVLTASLALKSVNILAVQVHTTEGGAVDDFLVDAPDAMTERDLLAAVEKGRGRDPWVAPAEPQALADAPTSALGLAARLVRDPDSLGDALGGMLGATEVTWRAELPRTTPPTRFGLARSAMRLADPAGGVYEIVRNEPAFTPAEYARAQALVEVAAAALRAAEEPVTLLLPDGDEIIVRPAQTEDLPAVRRMRACRLTAGPSRADRLVPHGMVALAGERVIGLAGLVPEGDIAEVGLLVDDAWRGRGIGATLVRRLIAMAGRAGLAALVVHVRAREEAMLSTLERLGPASALERDAGLVTVTLPITPTRAASPAS; from the coding sequence GTGGGTCTGTGGCGAATCAGGGCGACGGTGGACGACCGTCCGGGCTACCTGTCCGTGCTCACCGCGAGCCTGGCACTGAAGTCGGTGAACATCCTGGCCGTCCAGGTGCACACCACCGAGGGCGGCGCCGTGGACGACTTCCTGGTCGACGCGCCCGACGCGATGACCGAGCGCGACCTGCTCGCCGCGGTCGAGAAGGGCCGCGGCCGGGACCCGTGGGTGGCGCCGGCCGAACCGCAGGCGTTGGCGGACGCGCCGACCAGCGCGCTCGGCCTCGCGGCCCGGCTGGTCCGCGACCCGGACTCGCTGGGCGACGCGCTCGGCGGCATGCTCGGCGCCACCGAGGTCACCTGGCGCGCCGAGCTGCCGCGCACCACGCCGCCGACCCGGTTCGGTCTGGCCCGCTCCGCGATGCGGCTGGCCGACCCGGCCGGCGGCGTCTACGAGATCGTCCGGAACGAGCCGGCGTTCACACCCGCGGAGTACGCGCGGGCGCAGGCGCTGGTCGAGGTCGCGGCCGCCGCGCTGCGCGCCGCCGAGGAACCGGTCACACTGCTGCTCCCGGACGGCGACGAGATCATTGTCCGCCCGGCCCAGACCGAGGACCTGCCCGCGGTACGGCGGATGCGCGCCTGCCGGCTGACCGCGGGCCCGTCCCGGGCGGACCGGCTGGTCCCGCACGGCATGGTGGCGCTCGCCGGTGAGCGGGTGATCGGACTCGCCGGCCTGGTGCCGGAGGGCGACATCGCGGAGGTCGGCCTGCTGGTCGACGACGCCTGGCGCGGGCGCGGCATCGGCGCCACGCTGGTCCGGCGGTTGATCGCGATGGCCGGGCGCGCCGGGCTGGCCGCGCTGGTCGTGCACGTGCGGGCGCGCGAGGAGGCGATGCTCTCCACATTGGAGCGACTCGGCCCGGCCTCCGCGCTGGAGCGGGACGCCGGCCTGGTCACGGTCACGCTGCCGATCACCCCGACCCGGGCGGCCTCACCGGCCTCCTGA
- a CDS encoding DUF3072 domain-containing protein, which yields MTDQQQNSAQKDPAEWTTGDEPATGPQESYLHTLANEAGEPAPEGLTKAEASQRIDELQQKTGRGVS from the coding sequence ATGACCGACCAGCAGCAGAATTCGGCGCAGAAGGACCCGGCCGAGTGGACCACCGGTGACGAGCCGGCGACCGGTCCTCAGGAGTCCTACCTGCACACGCTGGCGAACGAGGCCGGCGAGCCGGCGCCCGAGGGCCTGACCAAGGCGGAGGCGTCGCAGCGGATCGACGAGCTGCAGCAGAAGACCGGGCGCGGCGTCAGCTGA
- a CDS encoding GNAT family N-acetyltransferase: MLHGAAVLLRPTEAADIPALAAIRRHPDVRRWWGGGDDLAAEVTDDHLDAATPTFAIVLDGTVAGMIQWHEETDPMYRHAGIDIFLDPAVRGRGLGTDAVRTLARHVLDAHGHHRLVIDPAAANTAAIRSYAKAGFRPVGVMRRYERSPDGSWHDGLLMDLLAEELS; the protein is encoded by the coding sequence GTGCTGCACGGCGCGGCCGTGCTGCTGCGCCCGACCGAGGCCGCGGACATCCCGGCTCTGGCCGCGATCCGCCGGCACCCGGACGTGCGGCGCTGGTGGGGCGGGGGTGACGACCTGGCCGCCGAGGTCACCGACGACCATCTGGACGCGGCGACGCCGACGTTCGCGATCGTGCTGGACGGCACGGTCGCCGGCATGATCCAGTGGCACGAGGAGACGGACCCGATGTACCGGCACGCCGGCATCGACATCTTCCTGGACCCGGCCGTGCGCGGCCGGGGCCTGGGCACGGACGCGGTCCGCACGCTGGCCCGGCACGTGCTCGACGCGCACGGCCACCACCGTCTGGTGATCGATCCGGCCGCCGCCAACACGGCCGCGATCCGCAGTTACGCGAAGGCGGGGTTCCGCCCGGTCGGCGTGATGCGCCGGTACGAGCGGTCCCCCGACGGCTCCTGGCACGACGGCCTGCTGATGGACCTCCTGGCGGAGGAGCTCAGCTGA
- the bsaP gene encoding biotin synthase auxiliary protein BsaP: MTWCDRCGEALATGDHRACAAARELEPPRFCPDCRRRMKVQVLPSGWSAVCVEHGTRMMAG; the protein is encoded by the coding sequence ATGACCTGGTGCGACAGGTGCGGCGAAGCGCTGGCGACCGGCGACCACCGCGCGTGCGCCGCGGCGCGCGAGCTGGAGCCGCCGCGGTTCTGCCCGGACTGCCGGCGCCGGATGAAGGTGCAGGTGCTCCCGTCCGGCTGGAGTGCGGTGTGCGTGGAGCACGGCACGCGCATGATGGCGGGGTGA
- the bioB gene encoding biotin synthase BioB: MADILDRARTRVLENGIGLGESDILEVLTLPDEDLPAALQLAHEVRMRWCGPEVEVEGIVSLKTGGCPEDCHFCSQSGLFTSPVRAVWLDIPQLVEAAKQTAATGATEFCIVAAVRGPDARLMKQMREGVAAIRAAVDIQVAASLGMLTQEQVDELVEMGVHRYNHNLETCRSYFPNVVSTHSWEERWETLRMVRESGMEVCCGGIIGLGESVEQRAEFAAQLASLDPHEVPLNFLNPRPGTPLADQPVLAPRDALRAIAAFRLAMPKTILRYAGGREITLGDLGTRDGLLGGINAVIVGNYLTTLGRPATADLELLDELSMPVKALSATL, translated from the coding sequence ATGGCTGACATCCTCGATCGTGCCCGGACCCGGGTGCTGGAGAACGGCATCGGGCTCGGCGAGAGCGACATCCTCGAGGTGCTGACCCTGCCGGACGAGGACCTGCCCGCCGCGCTGCAACTCGCCCACGAGGTGCGCATGCGCTGGTGCGGGCCCGAGGTCGAGGTCGAGGGCATCGTCTCGCTGAAGACCGGCGGCTGCCCGGAGGACTGTCACTTCTGCTCGCAGTCCGGCCTGTTCACCTCGCCGGTGCGCGCGGTCTGGCTGGACATCCCGCAGCTGGTCGAGGCCGCGAAGCAGACCGCGGCGACCGGTGCGACCGAGTTCTGCATCGTGGCCGCGGTGCGCGGGCCGGACGCGCGGCTGATGAAGCAGATGCGCGAGGGCGTGGCCGCGATCCGGGCGGCGGTGGACATCCAGGTCGCCGCGTCGCTCGGCATGCTCACCCAGGAGCAGGTCGACGAGCTGGTCGAGATGGGTGTGCACCGGTACAACCACAACCTGGAGACCTGCCGGTCGTACTTCCCGAACGTGGTGTCCACGCACTCCTGGGAGGAGCGCTGGGAGACGCTGCGGATGGTGCGCGAGTCCGGCATGGAGGTCTGCTGCGGCGGCATCATCGGCCTGGGTGAGAGCGTGGAGCAGCGGGCCGAGTTCGCGGCGCAGCTCGCGTCGCTGGACCCGCACGAGGTGCCGCTGAACTTCCTGAACCCGCGCCCGGGCACGCCGCTGGCGGACCAGCCGGTGCTGGCGCCGCGCGACGCGCTGCGGGCGATCGCCGCGTTCCGGCTGGCGATGCCGAAGACGATCCTCCGGTACGCCGGGGGCCGCGAGATCACGCTCGGCGACCTCGGCACGCGTGACGGGCTGCTCGGCGGCATCAACGCGGTGATCGTCGGCAACTACCTGACCACGCTGGGCCGGCCGGCCACCGCGGACCTGGAACTGCTGGACGAGCTGAGCATGCCGGTCAAGGCGCTGTCCGCGACCCTGTGA
- a CDS encoding 8-amino-7-oxononanoate synthase, whose translation MTRWLDALDRKAGLRARAGLTRRLRPRAASDEVTDLAGNDYLGLSRHPRVIEAAAAALRRFGAGATGSRLVRGSTELHTALEAALADWLGTESALVYSSGYLANLGAVRALTQPATTLVTDAHNHASLVDGVRLTGRPPTITPHNDLPAVRAALAAAPTAPAVVVTESVFSVDGDLAPLAELHALGSAHDALLLVDDAHALGVLGPSGAGGVAAAGLAGAPDVVVTATLSKALGAAGGVIAGPAALIRHLIDTGRTFIYDTALPPATTAAALAALELARADDTGRAELAARATLAHARLTAAGLTAAPPAAGVVSVTAHGPAEAVAWAAACLDAGVAVGCFRPPTTPDPRSRLRLTINVGVPRHDFERALDVIVKTAPHPAPVS comes from the coding sequence GTGACACGCTGGCTGGACGCCCTGGACCGCAAGGCGGGCCTGCGCGCGCGGGCCGGGCTCACCCGGCGGCTGCGGCCGCGCGCCGCGTCCGACGAGGTGACCGACCTCGCCGGCAACGACTACCTCGGGCTCTCCCGGCATCCGCGGGTGATCGAGGCGGCCGCCGCGGCCCTGCGCCGATTCGGGGCCGGAGCGACCGGATCGCGCCTGGTCCGGGGCTCGACCGAGCTGCACACCGCGCTGGAGGCCGCGCTCGCCGACTGGCTCGGCACGGAGTCCGCGCTGGTCTACTCGTCCGGCTACCTCGCCAACCTGGGCGCGGTCCGCGCGCTGACCCAGCCGGCCACCACCCTGGTCACGGACGCGCACAACCACGCGTCGCTGGTCGACGGCGTCCGGCTCACCGGCCGGCCGCCCACGATCACCCCCCACAACGACCTTCCGGCGGTACGGGCGGCGCTCGCCGCCGCGCCGACCGCGCCCGCCGTGGTCGTCACGGAATCGGTCTTCTCCGTCGACGGCGACCTGGCCCCGCTGGCCGAGCTGCACGCGCTGGGCTCCGCGCACGACGCGCTGCTGCTGGTCGACGACGCGCACGCGCTCGGCGTGCTCGGCCCGTCCGGTGCCGGCGGCGTCGCGGCCGCGGGCCTGGCCGGCGCGCCCGACGTGGTGGTGACCGCCACCCTCTCCAAGGCCCTCGGCGCGGCCGGCGGGGTGATCGCCGGCCCGGCCGCGCTGATCCGGCACCTGATCGACACCGGCCGCACATTCATCTACGACACCGCGCTCCCGCCCGCGACCACGGCGGCCGCGCTGGCCGCGCTCGAGCTGGCCCGCGCGGACGACACCGGCCGGGCCGAGCTCGCGGCGCGCGCCACGCTCGCCCACGCCCGCCTGACCGCCGCCGGCCTCACCGCCGCACCACCGGCCGCGGGTGTCGTCTCGGTCACCGCGCACGGCCCCGCGGAGGCCGTGGCCTGGGCCGCCGCCTGCCTCGACGCCGGGGTGGCCGTAGGCTGTTTCCGCCCACCCACCACACCGGACCCCCGGTCCCGGCTGCGGCTGACCATCAACGTGGGCGTTCCCCGCCATGATTTCGAGCGAGCCCTGGACGTGATCGTAAAAACCGCCCCCCACCCGGCCCCAGTCTCATGA
- the bioD gene encoding dethiobiotin synthase, which yields MPGAAGEWRGIVLVTGTDTGVGKTIATAAIAAAARHAGLRVAVIKPGQTGTATDEPTDAEVVARLAGPDTVRTLASFPDPLAPLAAARVAGLEPIELYAVVDEIRAEAGRHDLVLVEGAGGLLVPMGLRPSGEPWTVADLAVTLDAKAVVVARAGLGTLNHTALTLEALERRGVPARIVIGAWPAAPELVHWTNLTDLVPQLAGAIPDAAGSIDPGVFRRSASGWLTPTLYGVLDDWRTWAEEL from the coding sequence GTGCCGGGCGCGGCGGGGGAGTGGCGCGGGATCGTGCTGGTGACCGGCACGGACACCGGCGTCGGCAAGACCATCGCGACCGCCGCGATCGCCGCCGCCGCGCGGCACGCCGGGCTGCGGGTTGCGGTGATCAAGCCGGGGCAGACCGGCACCGCGACCGACGAGCCCACCGACGCCGAGGTGGTCGCGCGACTCGCCGGCCCGGACACGGTCCGGACGCTCGCGTCGTTCCCCGATCCGCTGGCCCCGCTCGCGGCCGCCCGGGTCGCCGGGCTGGAGCCGATCGAGCTCTACGCGGTCGTCGACGAGATCCGCGCGGAGGCCGGCCGGCACGACCTGGTGCTGGTCGAGGGCGCCGGCGGCCTGCTGGTCCCGATGGGTCTGCGCCCGTCCGGCGAGCCCTGGACCGTCGCCGACCTGGCCGTCACCCTGGACGCCAAGGCCGTCGTCGTGGCCCGCGCCGGTCTGGGCACGCTCAACCACACCGCGCTCACGCTCGAGGCCCTGGAGCGCCGGGGCGTCCCGGCCCGGATCGTCATCGGTGCCTGGCCGGCCGCTCCCGAGCTGGTCCACTGGACCAACCTGACCGACCTGGTCCCGCAGCTCGCCGGCGCCATCCCGGACGCGGCCGGCAGCATCGACCCCGGTGTCTTCCGCCGCTCCGCCTCCGGCTGGCTGACCCCGACCCTCTACGGCGTCCTCGACGACTGGCGCACCTGGGCCGAGGAGCTCTGA
- a CDS encoding cytochrome P450, with the protein MLFRLWESPVRETPAPRLVPDGVGGEHLLVTRHAEVRAVLADPDTYRPDNALDAVTPMPASALRILVRHGFRLPPTLANNGGVSHPAIRAEVAELLHPHSVARQRPWLTSVVRSRVASVMSGLSRGESVDLHAVLAADLPLLVLARLVDLPEAEATAVKTFARAALELFWAPLSADRQEHLATVVGEFHTVLRDFAAHGDGLAARLRAAGHRPDVVAGALFFLLVAGQETTSQFLTLLMHRLAGTAVPPDARAADIVEEALRLDTPIVTWRRVAARDTTLGDVHVPAGTGLLLWLTAAAQDPSVVAAPHDFRPGQPGSRRHLAFGAGAHRCVGASLARMEAEVVTEETRAMLRSVTILRAPWSPDNLTFRMPDAFVVGPQLPA; encoded by the coding sequence GTGCTGTTTCGACTCTGGGAATCGCCGGTCCGGGAAACGCCGGCCCCGCGTCTCGTCCCCGACGGCGTCGGCGGCGAGCACCTGCTGGTCACCCGGCACGCCGAGGTGCGCGCCGTGCTGGCCGACCCGGACACGTACCGTCCGGACAACGCGCTCGACGCGGTCACCCCGATGCCCGCGAGCGCGCTGCGCATCCTGGTCCGGCACGGCTTCCGGCTGCCGCCCACGCTGGCCAACAACGGCGGCGTGAGCCACCCCGCGATCCGCGCTGAGGTCGCCGAGCTGCTGCATCCGCACTCCGTCGCGCGTCAGCGCCCGTGGTTGACGTCCGTGGTCCGGTCCCGGGTGGCGTCCGTCATGTCCGGTCTGTCCCGCGGCGAGTCCGTCGACCTGCACGCCGTGCTCGCCGCCGACCTCCCGCTGCTGGTCCTGGCCCGGCTGGTCGACCTCCCGGAGGCGGAGGCGACCGCGGTCAAGACCTTCGCCCGCGCGGCGCTGGAACTCTTCTGGGCACCGCTCTCGGCCGACCGGCAGGAACACCTCGCCACCGTCGTCGGCGAGTTCCACACGGTGCTGCGGGACTTCGCCGCCCACGGCGACGGCCTCGCCGCCCGCCTCCGCGCCGCCGGGCACCGGCCCGACGTGGTGGCCGGTGCGCTGTTCTTCCTGCTGGTGGCCGGCCAGGAGACCACGTCCCAGTTCCTCACGCTGCTCATGCACCGGCTCGCCGGCACGGCGGTGCCGCCGGACGCCCGCGCCGCCGACATCGTCGAGGAGGCACTCCGCCTCGACACCCCGATCGTCACGTGGCGCCGGGTGGCGGCCCGCGACACCACGCTCGGTGACGTCCACGTGCCGGCCGGCACCGGTCTGCTGCTCTGGCTGACCGCGGCCGCCCAGGACCCGTCCGTGGTCGCCGCCCCGCACGACTTCCGCCCCGGCCAGCCCGGCAGCCGCCGGCACCTCGCCTTCGGCGCCGGCGCCCATCGCTGCGTGGGCGCGAGCCTGGCCCGGATGGAGGCCGAGGTGGTCACGGAGGAGACGCGCGCGATGCTCCGGTCGGTGACGATCCTGCGGGCCCCCTGGTCCCCGGACAACCTGACGTTCCGCATGCCGGACGCCTTCGTCGTGGGACCCCAGCTGCCCGCCTAG
- a CDS encoding putative bifunctional diguanylate cyclase/phosphodiesterase: MSARRVSVGFTVWLAVLTVLFYAFPQQKAVIWVLIGLSGATAVASGVRLHRPRRRLPWYLLAAALVAMTIGDTYYNWLVEVVHDPDPFPSYADAIYVVVPVLLAAALLRFMAARTVGRDRNALLEALMVTAALALLAWLYLVAPFVRDSGMPVTERVAAIVGPVGDLVCVAALTRLLATGGRRPAAANLLVLGVLSLLVTDCLYSVDLLSDDWRPGGPVHLGWVIFYGAPGLAALQPSMRWLTEPMPRLPGYASRASAFQGSMLLAVSLVGPVVLLAETMRGNVRDVPLIACVTLLISMFGVLWSTGSRTQFVATLDRESALREAGARLVSATTVAEVGEVVRSTVTRLLPPDAPHSVVFADGSAADHDEEGEVGDLDRALPPPGRRPWLADGRERTGFERMLCCPLGVDSVPGDPVVTHSLYLGAAEEQLRLLAGSMEVLASQTGLATARIALTEEVHRAQSEAYFRTLILHASDVIMIVDPDDTIRYASPSAHPVLAAPDLVGAALETVIDLPDRTRFRHMLAQARAGVGRHDGMDFTAVRRDGVRLQIEVNCRDMRDEPTVGGLVLTLRDVTERRALERELTHQALHDSLTGLANRVLFTDRAQHAAARAGRDGSLVGVLLIDLNGFRLINEALGHTVGDRLLVGVAERLTEVLRPGDTVARLGADEFAALIEDVSHLSELEEIAGRVTTALTTPFTIEGEQIGGVASVGVSTTAEARDANELLRQADLALNVAKAAGRGQWRRYQAEVHSALVARLELRAALEQAVSGGHFVLQYQPIVDLLTDEAAGFEALVRWKHPTRGVIPPDQFINLAEETGLIVPIGHWVLEEALRSAERWNRLVPSDRPRYVSVNVSARQFRNPGFMDSVRQILADSGVPPRALLLEITESLLLRDDEQVWADLAALRQTGVRIAIDDFGTGYSSLSYLRHMPIDVLKIDKSFIDDMVHSRKQRALVSAIVQLADTLDLRVIAEGIEEPVHREMLASMGCPYGQGYLFSRPVNAADIYGWLTTRTKAAKPAPA, translated from the coding sequence ATGTCGGCACGACGGGTGAGCGTCGGCTTCACCGTCTGGCTTGCCGTCCTCACCGTGCTGTTCTACGCGTTCCCGCAGCAGAAGGCCGTGATCTGGGTGCTGATCGGCCTGTCCGGGGCGACCGCGGTGGCGTCCGGCGTCCGGCTGCACCGTCCCCGCCGCCGCCTGCCGTGGTATCTGCTGGCCGCCGCGCTGGTGGCGATGACCATAGGTGACACGTACTACAACTGGCTCGTGGAGGTGGTCCACGACCCGGATCCCTTCCCCTCGTACGCCGATGCGATCTATGTCGTGGTCCCGGTCCTGCTGGCCGCCGCGCTGCTGCGCTTCATGGCGGCCCGCACCGTCGGCCGCGACCGGAACGCGCTGCTCGAGGCGCTGATGGTGACGGCCGCCCTCGCGCTGCTGGCCTGGCTCTACCTGGTCGCGCCGTTCGTCCGCGACTCCGGCATGCCGGTCACCGAGCGGGTCGCCGCGATCGTCGGACCGGTCGGCGATCTGGTCTGCGTGGCCGCGCTGACCCGGCTGCTGGCGACCGGCGGGCGCCGTCCCGCGGCCGCGAACCTGCTGGTCCTGGGCGTGCTGTCGCTGCTGGTCACGGACTGCCTCTACTCGGTCGACCTGCTCTCCGACGACTGGCGGCCCGGCGGCCCGGTCCACCTCGGCTGGGTGATCTTCTACGGCGCGCCGGGTCTGGCCGCGTTGCAGCCGTCGATGCGTTGGCTGACCGAGCCGATGCCGCGCCTCCCCGGGTACGCGTCCCGCGCCAGCGCGTTCCAGGGCTCGATGCTGCTGGCCGTGAGCCTGGTCGGGCCGGTGGTGCTGCTGGCCGAGACGATGCGCGGCAACGTGCGGGACGTACCGCTGATCGCCTGCGTGACGCTGCTCATCTCGATGTTCGGCGTGCTCTGGTCGACCGGTTCACGCACGCAGTTCGTGGCGACGCTGGACCGCGAGTCCGCGCTGCGTGAGGCGGGCGCGCGGCTGGTCTCCGCGACCACGGTGGCCGAGGTCGGCGAGGTGGTCCGCTCGACGGTCACCCGGCTGCTGCCGCCGGACGCGCCGCATTCGGTGGTGTTCGCGGACGGGTCGGCGGCCGACCACGACGAGGAGGGCGAGGTCGGCGACCTGGACCGGGCGCTGCCCCCGCCGGGCCGGCGCCCATGGCTGGCGGACGGGCGTGAGCGGACCGGGTTCGAACGCATGCTGTGCTGCCCGCTCGGCGTGGACTCGGTGCCCGGCGACCCGGTCGTGACGCACTCGCTGTACCTCGGCGCGGCGGAGGAGCAGTTGCGGCTGCTGGCCGGCTCGATGGAGGTGCTGGCGTCGCAGACCGGGCTGGCGACGGCCCGGATCGCGCTGACCGAGGAGGTGCACCGCGCGCAGAGCGAGGCGTACTTCCGGACGCTGATCCTGCACGCCTCCGACGTGATCATGATCGTCGACCCGGACGACACGATCCGGTACGCCAGCCCGTCCGCGCACCCCGTGCTGGCCGCGCCGGACCTGGTCGGCGCCGCGCTGGAGACCGTGATCGACCTGCCCGACCGCACCCGGTTCCGGCACATGCTGGCGCAGGCCCGCGCGGGCGTCGGCCGGCACGACGGGATGGACTTCACGGCGGTGCGCCGGGACGGCGTGCGCCTGCAGATCGAGGTCAACTGCCGGGACATGCGGGACGAGCCCACGGTCGGCGGCCTGGTGCTGACGCTGCGGGACGTCACCGAGCGGCGCGCGCTGGAGCGGGAACTGACCCACCAGGCGCTGCACGATTCGCTGACCGGCCTGGCCAACCGGGTGCTCTTCACCGACCGGGCACAGCACGCGGCCGCCCGCGCCGGGCGGGACGGCTCGCTGGTCGGCGTGCTGCTGATCGACCTGAACGGGTTCCGCCTGATCAACGAGGCGCTCGGCCACACGGTCGGCGACCGGCTGCTGGTCGGCGTCGCGGAACGGCTGACCGAGGTGCTGCGCCCCGGCGACACCGTGGCCCGGCTCGGCGCGGACGAGTTCGCCGCGCTGATCGAGGACGTCAGTCACCTCTCCGAGCTGGAGGAGATCGCCGGCCGGGTGACCACCGCGCTGACCACGCCGTTCACCATCGAGGGCGAGCAGATCGGCGGCGTCGCCAGCGTCGGCGTCTCCACCACCGCGGAGGCCCGGGACGCGAACGAGCTGCTCCGCCAGGCCGACCTGGCGCTGAACGTGGCGAAGGCGGCCGGCCGCGGCCAGTGGCGCCGGTACCAGGCGGAGGTGCACTCCGCACTGGTCGCCCGGCTGGAGTTGCGGGCCGCGCTGGAGCAGGCGGTCAGCGGCGGCCACTTCGTGCTGCAGTACCAGCCGATCGTCGACCTGCTCACCGACGAGGCCGCCGGGTTCGAGGCGCTGGTCCGCTGGAAACACCCGACGCGCGGCGTGATCCCGCCGGACCAGTTCATCAACCTGGCCGAGGAGACCGGCCTGATCGTCCCGATCGGCCACTGGGTGCTGGAGGAGGCGCTGCGCTCGGCCGAACGCTGGAACCGGCTGGTCCCGTCCGACCGCCCGCGCTACGTGAGCGTGAACGTGTCCGCGCGCCAGTTCCGCAACCCCGGCTTCATGGACTCGGTCCGGCAGATCCTGGCCGACTCCGGCGTACCGCCGCGGGCCCTGCTCCTGGAGATCACCGAGAGTCTGTTGCTGCGCGACGACGAGCAGGTGTGGGCGGACCTCGCGGCGCTGCGCCAGACCGGCGTCCGGATCGCGATCGACGACTTCGGCACCGGCTACTCGTCGCTGAGCTACCTGCGCCACATGCCGATCGACGTCCTGAAGATCGACAAGTCGTTCATCGACGACATGGTCCACAGCCGCAAGCAGCGCGCGCTGGTCTCCGCGATCGTCCAGCTCGCTGACACGCTCGACCTGCGGGTGATCGCGGAGGGCATCGAGGAGCCGGTGCACCGCGAGATGCTGGCCAGCATGGGGTGCCCCTACGGTCAGGGCTACCTCTTCTCCCGCCCGGTCAACGCCGCCGACATCTACGGCTGGCTCACCACCCGCACCAAGGCCGCGAAGCCCGCACCGGCGTGA